A stretch of the Streptomyces ortus genome encodes the following:
- a CDS encoding aldehyde dehydrogenase family protein, with amino-acid sequence MAPTHTPIHTPTLTLKSHTSWTDAWQRCLAVAPEAFQDDRVRNLWGAAWQADGRALPATSPVDGSPIAGPPRLDAATAHQAVRAALDHHRAWRHVPLEERRARVAATLDALTEHRELLALLLVWEIGKPWRLARADVDRAIDGVRWYVDGIEPMLAGRTPLDGPVSNIASWNYPMSVLVHAVLVQALAGNAVIAKTPTDGGVACLTLACALAAREGIPVTLVSGSGGELSQALVRAPEIGCVSFVGGRDAGASVATAVADLGKRHILEQEGLNTWGIWNHTDWDTLTAVIPKLFDYGKQRCTAYPRFVVQRELFDEFLAAYLPAVGTLRVGHPLAVEHPDDPYPQLDFGPVINAAKAKELHDQVAEAIDRGAVPLHRGKLADARFLPGQDTSAYVQPVTILNPPPSSPLHHAEPFGPVDTIVLVDTEAELLAAMNASNGALVATLSTDDETTYKRLAPQIRAFKVGHGKPRSRGDRDELFGGFGASWRGAFVGGELLVRAVTQGPAGERLPGNFPEYHSMP; translated from the coding sequence ATGGCACCCACCCATACGCCCATCCACACACCCACCCTCACCCTCAAATCCCACACCTCGTGGACCGACGCCTGGCAGCGCTGTCTCGCCGTGGCGCCCGAGGCCTTCCAGGACGACCGCGTCCGCAACCTCTGGGGCGCCGCCTGGCAGGCGGACGGCCGGGCGCTGCCCGCCACCAGCCCCGTCGACGGCAGCCCCATCGCGGGCCCGCCGCGACTGGACGCCGCCACGGCCCACCAGGCCGTCCGCGCCGCCCTCGACCACCACCGCGCCTGGCGCCACGTACCCCTCGAAGAGCGCCGGGCCCGAGTGGCGGCCACCCTCGACGCGCTCACGGAGCACCGGGAACTGCTCGCCCTCCTCCTCGTCTGGGAGATCGGCAAGCCCTGGCGGCTCGCGCGGGCCGACGTCGACCGCGCCATCGACGGCGTGCGCTGGTACGTCGACGGCATCGAACCCATGCTCGCGGGCCGGACCCCGCTGGACGGACCCGTGTCCAACATCGCGAGCTGGAACTACCCGATGAGCGTGCTCGTTCACGCAGTACTGGTACAGGCACTGGCAGGCAACGCGGTCATCGCCAAGACCCCGACCGACGGCGGCGTCGCCTGCCTGACCCTGGCCTGTGCGCTCGCCGCCCGCGAGGGGATACCCGTCACCCTTGTCAGTGGCAGCGGAGGTGAACTGTCCCAGGCGCTCGTGCGTGCGCCCGAGATCGGTTGCGTCTCCTTCGTCGGCGGCCGGGACGCGGGCGCCTCGGTGGCCACGGCCGTCGCCGACCTCGGCAAACGGCACATACTGGAGCAGGAAGGACTGAACACCTGGGGCATCTGGAACCACACCGACTGGGACACGCTGACGGCCGTCATCCCGAAGCTCTTCGACTACGGCAAACAGCGCTGCACGGCCTACCCGCGCTTCGTCGTCCAGCGTGAGCTGTTCGACGAGTTCCTCGCGGCGTACCTCCCGGCGGTCGGCACCCTCCGCGTCGGCCACCCCCTGGCCGTCGAGCACCCCGACGACCCGTATCCGCAACTGGACTTCGGGCCGGTGATCAACGCGGCCAAGGCGAAGGAACTGCACGACCAGGTCGCCGAGGCCATCGACCGCGGGGCCGTCCCCCTGCACCGCGGCAAGCTCGCCGACGCCCGCTTCCTGCCCGGCCAGGACACCTCGGCGTACGTCCAGCCGGTCACCATCCTGAACCCGCCCCCTTCCTCTCCACTCCACCACGCGGAACCCTTCGGCCCGGTCGACACGATCGTCCTGGTAGACACGGAGGCGGAACTGCTGGCCGCGATGAACGCGTCGAACGGGGCGCTGGTCGCGACCCTGTCCACCGACGACGAGACCACGTACAAGCGGCTGGCCCCGCAGATCCGCGCCTTCAAGGTCGGCCACGGCAAGCCCCGCTCCCGGGGCGACCGCGACGAGCTGTTCGGCGGCTTCGGTGCGTCCTGGCGCGGCGCGTTCGTCGGCGGCGAACTGCTGGTGCGCGCGGTCACGCAGGGCCCGGCGGGGGAGCGGCTGCCAGGGAACTTCCCGGAGTACCACTCGATGCCGTGA
- a CDS encoding serine/threonine-protein kinase encodes MSGSDEQQGAAHTARSAGRLIAGRYRLIDQLGRGGMGTVWRAHDQLLARDVAAKELHVFTQGDEDHRVWLRRAVREARVVARVPHPHVVGVHDLVEYDDRLWIVMELIDGPSLAQLLAQNGPLEPTRVAALGAQLLGALDAVHAAGALHRDVKPANVLLRRDGSAVLTDFGIAVLDDGEAFTNSGEFAGSVEYMAPERVNGGEVGPASDLWSLAATLVTAATGASPFRRPAHAATLHAVAYEQPNLPAQLGPLLPAVEALLRKAPEERPSIPDATTALRHAAEGLAADPRSLPSATVRIAIPAGASLADAESRTRQHVPWTDRATPTSRTSRYDAATASAMMRRDEDRRDRRVLGLVVSSVALVFAGAGLGLFLAGVPPFERAAQADASDGRDQGTEAGISLPAGTPLPATPVVNEAVIHGAGGWQRATETLIQSGDTVTVRFTSGQWTVDHPEMPPTGPEGYDAETDKSLDFAAADCKVNDSAPFGALLGRFTESGEGEESHVVGKQWTFEAAAGGTLELRINDADGGCVADNSGDLSVTVTVAKGA; translated from the coding sequence TTGTCCGGCAGTGATGAGCAGCAGGGTGCGGCGCACACGGCACGCAGTGCCGGACGCCTGATCGCGGGTCGGTACCGGCTGATCGACCAGCTCGGCAGGGGCGGCATGGGCACCGTCTGGCGGGCCCACGACCAACTGCTCGCACGCGATGTCGCGGCCAAGGAACTGCACGTCTTCACCCAGGGCGACGAGGACCACCGCGTATGGCTGCGCCGTGCTGTGCGGGAGGCGCGGGTGGTGGCCAGGGTGCCGCACCCGCATGTGGTCGGCGTCCACGACCTCGTCGAGTACGACGACCGGCTGTGGATCGTCATGGAACTCATCGACGGCCCCTCCCTCGCCCAACTCCTGGCCCAGAACGGCCCGTTGGAGCCGACGCGGGTCGCCGCGCTCGGTGCGCAACTGCTCGGCGCGCTCGACGCCGTGCACGCCGCCGGAGCCCTGCACCGGGACGTCAAACCGGCCAACGTCCTGCTTCGCCGCGACGGCAGCGCGGTCCTGACGGACTTCGGTATCGCCGTCCTCGACGACGGCGAGGCATTCACCAACTCCGGCGAATTCGCGGGCTCCGTCGAGTACATGGCGCCCGAACGCGTCAACGGCGGTGAGGTCGGTCCCGCTTCGGACCTGTGGTCGCTGGCCGCGACCCTCGTCACCGCCGCCACCGGGGCGTCGCCCTTCCGCCGTCCCGCGCACGCGGCCACCCTGCACGCGGTCGCGTACGAACAGCCCAACCTCCCGGCGCAGTTGGGCCCGTTGCTCCCGGCCGTCGAGGCGCTGCTGCGCAAGGCGCCCGAGGAGCGGCCCTCCATCCCCGACGCGACCACCGCACTGCGGCACGCCGCCGAGGGCCTCGCGGCCGACCCGAGGTCGCTGCCCTCGGCCACCGTCCGGATCGCGATCCCGGCCGGCGCCTCCCTCGCGGACGCGGAGAGCCGGACCCGTCAGCACGTCCCGTGGACGGACCGGGCGACACCCACGTCGCGCACTTCGCGGTACGACGCAGCGACCGCGTCCGCGATGATGCGCAGGGACGAGGACCGGCGCGACAGACGGGTCCTGGGGCTGGTGGTCTCCTCGGTCGCCCTCGTCTTCGCGGGGGCCGGACTCGGCCTCTTCCTCGCCGGGGTCCCGCCGTTCGAACGGGCCGCGCAGGCCGACGCGTCGGACGGCAGGGACCAGGGGACGGAGGCCGGGATCTCCCTGCCCGCCGGTACGCCCCTGCCGGCGACGCCCGTGGTCAACGAGGCGGTGATCCATGGCGCCGGCGGCTGGCAGCGGGCCACCGAGACGCTCATCCAGTCCGGCGACACGGTCACCGTCCGCTTCACCTCGGGGCAGTGGACCGTGGACCACCCCGAGATGCCACCGACGGGACCCGAGGGCTACGACGCCGAGACCGACAAGTCGCTCGACTTCGCCGCGGCGGACTGCAAGGTCAACGACTCGGCTCCCTTCGGCGCGCTCCTGGGGCGTTTCACCGAGAGCGGGGAGGGCGAGGAGAGCCACGTCGTGGGCAAGCAGTGGACCTTCGAGGCGGCGGCCGGAGGCACGCTGGAACTGCGCATCAACGACGCCGACGGCGGCTGCGTCGCCGACAACTCGGGCGACCTCTCCGTTACGGTGACGGTGGCCAAGGGCGCCTGA
- the sucC gene encoding ADP-forming succinate--CoA ligase subunit beta: protein MDLFEHQARELFQEHGILVPRAEVTDSPKEARESARRLGGRVVVKAQVKTGGRGKAGGVKLAADPAAAELTARQILGMDIKGHRVGKVMLAQPVDIDAEFYVSYVLDRAAGRFLAIASAEGGMDIEEVAATRPDAVARIHIDPAEGVTSAKAAEIAGAAGLPPQTVDVLVRLWDVLVREDAVLVEVNPLVRTAQGQILALDGKVTLDDNARFRQARWGSQEAAHDDPLESAAAAKGLNYVKLDGEVGIIGNGAGLVMSTLDVVAGCGARPANFLDIGGGASAQIMADGLSVILSDPAVKSVFVNVFGGITACDAVADGIVQALETVRLTKQLVVRLDGNNAVRGRAILDDRAHPLVQQATTMDGAARRAARLADAV, encoded by the coding sequence ATGGACCTGTTCGAGCACCAGGCAAGGGAACTCTTCCAAGAACACGGCATCTTGGTGCCGAGGGCGGAGGTCACCGACTCGCCCAAGGAGGCACGCGAGAGCGCCCGCCGACTGGGCGGTCGCGTCGTGGTCAAGGCGCAGGTGAAGACCGGCGGCCGGGGCAAGGCGGGCGGCGTGAAACTTGCCGCCGACCCGGCCGCCGCCGAACTGACCGCACGCCAGATCCTCGGCATGGATATCAAGGGCCACCGGGTCGGCAAGGTGATGCTGGCCCAACCGGTCGACATCGACGCAGAGTTCTACGTCAGTTACGTACTCGACCGCGCGGCGGGCCGGTTCCTCGCGATCGCCTCGGCCGAGGGAGGCATGGACATCGAGGAGGTCGCCGCCACCCGCCCCGACGCGGTGGCGCGCATCCACATCGACCCGGCCGAGGGTGTCACCTCGGCGAAGGCCGCCGAGATCGCCGGGGCCGCCGGCCTGCCCCCGCAGACCGTCGACGTCCTGGTCAGGCTCTGGGACGTACTCGTCCGCGAGGACGCCGTCCTCGTCGAGGTCAACCCCCTCGTCCGTACGGCGCAGGGGCAGATCCTCGCCCTCGACGGCAAGGTCACCCTCGACGACAACGCCCGCTTCCGGCAGGCACGGTGGGGCAGCCAGGAGGCGGCGCACGACGACCCGCTGGAGTCGGCCGCCGCGGCCAAGGGCCTCAACTACGTGAAACTGGACGGCGAGGTCGGCATCATCGGCAACGGCGCCGGTCTCGTCATGTCCACCCTCGACGTGGTGGCCGGCTGCGGCGCGCGCCCCGCCAACTTCCTAGACATCGGCGGCGGCGCCTCCGCCCAGATCATGGCCGACGGCCTCTCCGTCATCCTCTCCGACCCCGCCGTCAAGTCGGTCTTCGTCAACGTCTTCGGCGGCATCACCGCCTGCGACGCGGTCGCCGACGGCATCGTGCAGGCCCTGGAAACGGTCCGGTTGACCAAACAGCTGGTCGTCCGGCTCGACGGCAACAACGCCGTACGGGGCCGCGCGATCCTCGACGACCGCGCGCACCCCCTGGTCCAGCAGGCCACCACCATGGACGGCGCCGCGCGCCGCGCCGCCCGACTCGCCGACGCAGTCTGA
- a CDS encoding aKG-HExxH-type peptide beta-hydroxylase yields MSPSLPAAQPASPSTDRVAQADTLLCADRQFGDSPAIGERNLARFRLGLTMLARHDGGAADVLRETAAASDERLRPLLYDPVLRNCFEVDLALLDSGRFERSSFATYVRGHLTTGPAADAPVTDEAPSPGPSAALMSPSEALMRPHRPAWPGLGDAWPGLGDAWPGLGDAWVLAEPAPQEDAQKLLAERLMELYRDALGDGRTTGPVDPTDATLVGLRDGAELLATLLPAAGAGVLGHVSVVGFTSRESEEGPLQSMSGGDPLPSTVLLAPERCTSPWLAAESLLHEGAHLKLFDALRTGSLVRNATEQVPIPWRIRPWTVIRVFVALHFYVHLLVFRAAADTADEAVRERFGPPPPAEDLDEPSPGTPAALNGEYRTSAARARHLAECVLSLPDEALTEHGHRFARWLLTALRLVDGSAPRPRERDEATTRPTGPGSSQQGGSTGGALQRVTPVDACALPALGQLVVSPARSARMHWLNARSWTVYSLCDGRDPASLHTAYARAAGLTAGSEEVGRQVGESLRLLVASGLVTQDG; encoded by the coding sequence TTGTCCCCCTCGCTCCCCGCCGCCCAGCCGGCCTCACCCTCCACCGACCGGGTGGCGCAGGCCGACACCCTGCTCTGTGCCGACCGGCAGTTCGGCGACTCCCCCGCCATCGGCGAGCGCAACCTCGCCCGCTTCCGGCTGGGCCTCACCATGCTGGCGCGGCACGACGGCGGGGCCGCGGACGTGCTGCGGGAGACGGCCGCCGCATCCGACGAACGTCTGCGCCCGCTGCTGTACGACCCCGTGCTGCGCAACTGCTTCGAGGTCGACCTCGCCCTGCTGGACAGCGGCCGGTTCGAACGCAGCTCCTTCGCTACGTATGTACGCGGTCACCTGACCACCGGTCCGGCGGCGGACGCGCCGGTCACGGACGAGGCACCCTCCCCAGGTCCCTCCGCAGCCCTCATGAGTCCCTCCGAGGCCCTCATGCGTCCGCATCGGCCCGCCTGGCCCGGTCTCGGGGACGCCTGGCCCGGTCTCGGGGACGCCTGGCCCGGTCTCGGGGACGCCTGGGTGCTGGCCGAACCCGCACCACAGGAGGACGCGCAGAAACTGCTGGCCGAGCGCCTGATGGAGCTGTACCGGGACGCGCTCGGCGACGGCCGGACCACGGGCCCCGTCGATCCGACGGACGCGACCCTCGTCGGCCTGCGGGACGGCGCGGAACTCCTCGCCACCCTGCTGCCCGCCGCCGGAGCCGGTGTCCTCGGGCACGTCAGCGTGGTCGGCTTCACCAGCAGGGAGAGCGAGGAAGGTCCCCTGCAGTCCATGTCGGGCGGCGACCCGCTCCCCTCGACCGTGCTGCTCGCGCCCGAACGCTGCACGTCTCCGTGGCTCGCGGCCGAGAGCCTGCTGCACGAGGGCGCCCACCTCAAGCTCTTCGACGCGCTCCGGACGGGTTCCCTGGTCAGGAACGCCACCGAGCAGGTCCCCATCCCGTGGCGGATCCGCCCCTGGACGGTCATCCGGGTGTTCGTCGCCCTGCACTTCTACGTGCATCTGCTGGTCTTCCGGGCCGCGGCCGACACGGCGGATGAGGCGGTCCGGGAGAGGTTCGGCCCGCCCCCGCCAGCCGAGGACCTCGACGAGCCGAGCCCGGGTACCCCCGCCGCCCTGAACGGCGAGTACCGCACCAGTGCGGCACGGGCCCGCCATCTCGCCGAGTGCGTACTGTCGCTGCCGGACGAGGCGCTCACCGAGCACGGTCACCGGTTCGCCCGCTGGCTCCTCACCGCCCTGCGGCTGGTGGACGGGAGCGCGCCGCGGCCTCGTGAGCGGGATGAGGCGACGACTCGGCCCACCGGTCCGGGGTCTTCTCAGCAGGGTGGCTCCACAGGCGGTGCCCTGCAACGCGTCACTCCGGTGGACGCGTGCGCCCTGCCCGCTCTCGGGCAACTCGTCGTCAGCCCCGCACGGTCGGCCCGGATGCACTGGCTGAACGCCCGCTCGTGGACCGTCTACTCACTGTGTGACGGACGTGACCCGGCCTCGCTGCACACGGCCTACGCGCGGGCCGCGGGTCTCACCGCCGGCTCGGAGGAGGTCGGCCGGCAGGTCGGCGAGAGCCTGCGCCTGCTCGTGGCCTCCGGCCTGGTCACACAGGACGGGTGA
- the sucD gene encoding succinate--CoA ligase subunit alpha, with protein sequence MAIYLTKESKVLVQGMTGGEGMKHTRRMLAAGTDVVGGVNPRKAGRSVDFDDRAVPVFGSVREGIEATGADVSVVFVPPAFAKAAVVEAADAGIGLAVVITEGIPVHDSVAFTAYAKAKGTRIVGPNCPGLITPGQANAGIIPADITKPGRIGLVSKSGTLTYQLMYELRDIGFSTCVGIGGDPVVGTTHIDCLAAFQDDPDTELIVLIGEIGGDAEERAAAYVRDHVTKPVIGYIAGFTAPEGKTMGHAGAIVSGSSGTAQAKKEALEAAGVQVGDTPTGTARLVMAHLEAQRDVTHS encoded by the coding sequence ATGGCCATCTACCTCACCAAAGAGAGCAAGGTCCTCGTCCAGGGAATGACCGGCGGCGAGGGCATGAAGCACACCCGGCGCATGCTCGCGGCGGGCACAGACGTGGTCGGCGGCGTCAACCCGCGCAAGGCCGGCCGGAGCGTCGACTTCGACGACCGGGCCGTCCCCGTCTTCGGCTCCGTACGCGAAGGCATCGAGGCGACCGGCGCCGACGTCAGCGTCGTCTTCGTCCCGCCGGCCTTCGCCAAGGCGGCGGTCGTCGAAGCCGCCGACGCCGGCATCGGCCTCGCCGTCGTCATCACGGAGGGCATCCCGGTCCACGACTCGGTCGCCTTCACCGCCTACGCGAAGGCCAAGGGCACCCGGATCGTCGGCCCGAACTGCCCCGGCCTGATCACCCCGGGCCAGGCCAACGCGGGCATCATCCCCGCCGACATCACCAAGCCCGGCCGTATCGGCCTGGTCTCCAAGTCCGGCACGCTCACCTATCAGCTCATGTACGAGCTGCGTGACATCGGCTTCTCGACCTGCGTCGGCATCGGCGGCGACCCCGTGGTCGGCACGACACACATCGACTGCCTCGCCGCTTTCCAGGACGACCCCGACACCGAACTCATCGTTCTCATCGGGGAGATCGGCGGTGACGCGGAGGAGCGCGCGGCCGCGTACGTCCGCGACCACGTCACCAAACCCGTCATCGGCTACATCGCCGGCTTCACCGCCCCCGAGGGCAAGACGATGGGCCACGCCGGCGCCATCGTGTCCGGCTCCTCCGGCACCGCACAGGCGAAGAAGGAAGCCCTGGAAGCGGCCGGCGTCCAGGTGGGCGACACCCCGACCGGGACGGCCCGCCTCGTGATGGCCCACCTCGAAGCGCAACGTGATGTCACTCATAGTTGA
- a CDS encoding DUF1684 domain-containing protein, translating into MPQPPASPASVDPGEEWQAWRAERHRSLTSPTGNLALVETRWLPAGEEPDAEAVRAGQPDSVTVTTLRRTDLVTGEPEHGLRLWDADSPAIRHFGGVTAFPYDPAWVLEAVYTPVPGARRVAFEHLRDNGGTRELVVPGDISLTVDGRAYTLSAFDDDGTLLLVFGDPTNGDTTYGAGRFLFVRRTEDDNRVILDFNRAFVPPCGFSDQYNCPMPPRQNRFHLAVEAGEKLPLFRDGFPVDH; encoded by the coding sequence GTGCCCCAGCCCCCCGCCTCCCCGGCCTCCGTCGACCCCGGGGAGGAGTGGCAGGCCTGGCGTGCCGAGCGCCACCGCTCGCTCACCTCGCCGACCGGGAACCTCGCCCTCGTCGAGACCCGCTGGCTGCCGGCCGGCGAGGAGCCCGACGCCGAGGCCGTCCGCGCGGGACAGCCGGACAGCGTCACGGTCACCACGCTCCGGCGCACCGACCTCGTCACCGGTGAACCCGAGCACGGCCTGCGCCTGTGGGACGCGGACTCGCCCGCCATCCGCCACTTCGGCGGCGTCACCGCCTTCCCGTACGACCCGGCGTGGGTCCTGGAGGCGGTCTACACCCCCGTGCCCGGCGCCCGCCGCGTCGCCTTCGAGCATCTGAGGGACAACGGCGGCACCCGTGAGCTGGTCGTTCCGGGTGACATCTCGCTCACCGTCGACGGCCGCGCGTACACGCTCAGCGCCTTCGACGACGACGGCACCCTGCTGCTCGTCTTCGGCGATCCCACGAACGGGGACACCACCTACGGGGCCGGCCGTTTCCTGTTCGTACGGCGTACCGAGGACGACAACCGGGTGATCCTCGACTTCAACCGGGCCTTCGTGCCGCCCTGCGGGTTCTCCGATCAGTACAACTGTCCGATGCCGCCGCGACAGAACCGCTTCCACCTGGCCGTCGAGGCCGGTGAGAAGCTTCCCCTCTTCCGCGACGGCTTCCCGGTCGATCACTGA
- a CDS encoding response regulator has translation MAEEVHDADTSVVLSVVLIESIPLVLSGLRSALEDGGIGVVAGTHDPHAGVQAVREEKPDVVLVDLDLPAHAGIGLLQQLRRQGPRPRLVAMVSPDHDDDKLLLTALMAGATGYLLKNTDTADLLRTVRAVRRGYVTLGPRSGSELSALLKRLAEADETLPFPALTNREREVLRLVSLGYGNRRIAQELFIAEKTVRNYVSAILPKINVSNRLEAIVSARLTGLETAYPDTGSAGA, from the coding sequence ATGGCCGAAGAGGTCCACGACGCCGATACGTCCGTGGTGTTGTCCGTGGTGTTGATAGAGAGCATTCCGCTGGTTCTGAGCGGCCTGCGGTCCGCGCTCGAGGACGGCGGGATCGGCGTTGTCGCGGGGACCCACGATCCGCACGCCGGCGTCCAGGCGGTCCGGGAGGAGAAGCCCGACGTGGTCCTCGTCGACCTCGACCTGCCGGCCCACGCCGGAATCGGACTGCTCCAGCAGCTGCGCCGCCAGGGCCCGCGTCCGCGGCTGGTCGCCATGGTTTCCCCGGACCACGACGACGACAAGCTGCTGCTGACAGCGCTCATGGCGGGGGCCACCGGCTACCTGCTCAAGAACACGGACACGGCGGACCTGCTGCGTACCGTGCGAGCCGTGCGACGCGGGTACGTGACGCTGGGGCCCCGGTCCGGCAGCGAGCTGTCCGCTCTGCTGAAACGCCTCGCGGAGGCCGACGAGACCCTCCCGTTCCCGGCCCTGACGAACCGGGAACGGGAAGTGCTGCGCCTGGTCTCCCTCGGCTACGGGAACCGCCGGATAGCCCAGGAGCTGTTCATAGCGGAGAAGACCGTACGCAACTACGTCTCCGCCATACTGCCGAAGATCAACGTGTCGAACCGTCTTGAGGCCATCGTCTCCGCCCGGCTGACCGGCCTGGAAACCGCCTACCCGGACACGGGCTCGGCGGGCGCGTAG
- a CDS encoding thiamine pyrophosphate-binding protein yields MPDDNSQNLISGGHLVAKALKAEGVEVIYTLCGGHIIDIYDGCVDEGIEVVDVRHEQVAAHAADGYARITGKPGCAVVTAGPGTTDAVTGVANAFRAESPMLLIGGQGAHTQHKMGSLQDLPHVDMMTPITKFAATVPDTARAADMVSMAFRECYHGAPGPSFLEIPRDVLDAKVPVDKARVPAAGQYRASTRSAGDPEAVEKLADLLVHAEKPAILLGSQVWTTRGTASAVDLVRTLNIPAYMNGAGRGTLPPGDPHHFQLSRRYAFSNADVIVIVGTPFDFRMGYGKRLSPDATVVQIDLDYRTVGKNRDIDLGIVGDPGLVLKSVAEAASGRLNGGASKRKEWLDELRAAEQSAIEKRLPSLKSDASPIHPYRLVSEINDFLTEDSVYIGDGGDIVTFSGQVVQPKSPGHWMDPGPLGTLGVGIPFVLAAKKARPDKEVVALFGDGAFSLTGWDFETLVRYDLPFVGIVGNNSSMNQIRYGQAAKYGLERERVGNTLGDVHYDKFAQMLGGYGEEVRDPADIGPALRRARESGKPSLINVWVDPDAYAPGTMNQTMYK; encoded by the coding sequence ATGCCCGACGACAACAGCCAGAACCTCATCTCCGGTGGGCACCTGGTCGCCAAGGCACTCAAAGCGGAGGGTGTGGAGGTCATCTACACCCTCTGCGGCGGCCACATCATCGACATCTACGACGGCTGCGTCGACGAGGGCATCGAGGTCGTCGACGTACGCCACGAGCAGGTCGCCGCCCACGCCGCCGACGGTTACGCGCGCATCACCGGCAAGCCCGGCTGCGCCGTCGTCACCGCGGGACCCGGCACGACCGACGCCGTGACGGGTGTCGCCAACGCCTTCCGCGCGGAGTCCCCCATGCTGCTCATCGGCGGTCAGGGGGCCCATACCCAGCACAAGATGGGGTCCCTGCAGGACCTGCCGCACGTCGACATGATGACGCCGATCACCAAGTTCGCGGCGACCGTGCCGGACACCGCGCGGGCCGCCGACATGGTGTCCATGGCGTTCCGCGAGTGCTACCACGGGGCGCCCGGACCGTCCTTCCTGGAGATCCCGCGCGATGTCCTGGACGCCAAGGTGCCGGTGGACAAGGCCCGGGTGCCCGCCGCCGGGCAGTACCGGGCCTCGACCCGCTCGGCCGGTGACCCCGAGGCCGTCGAGAAGCTCGCCGACCTCCTCGTGCACGCCGAGAAGCCGGCGATCCTGCTGGGCAGCCAGGTGTGGACGACCCGGGGCACCGCGTCCGCCGTCGACCTCGTACGCACCCTCAACATCCCCGCCTACATGAACGGCGCCGGACGCGGCACGCTGCCGCCGGGCGACCCGCACCACTTCCAGCTCTCCCGCCGGTACGCCTTCTCCAACGCCGACGTCATCGTCATCGTCGGCACGCCCTTCGACTTCCGCATGGGCTACGGCAAGCGGCTGTCGCCGGACGCGACCGTCGTGCAGATCGACCTCGACTACCGGACCGTCGGCAAGAACCGGGACATCGACCTCGGCATCGTCGGGGACCCGGGGCTCGTCCTGAAGTCGGTCGCGGAGGCCGCCTCCGGACGCCTGAACGGGGGCGCGTCCAAGCGCAAGGAGTGGCTCGACGAGCTGCGCGCCGCCGAGCAGAGCGCCATCGAGAAGCGGCTGCCGAGCCTGAAATCCGACGCCTCGCCGATCCACCCGTACCGGCTGGTCAGTGAGATCAACGACTTCCTGACCGAGGACTCCGTCTACATCGGGGACGGCGGCGACATCGTCACCTTCTCCGGGCAGGTCGTCCAGCCCAAGTCCCCCGGTCACTGGATGGACCCGGGACCGCTCGGCACACTCGGCGTCGGCATCCCCTTCGTGCTGGCCGCCAAGAAGGCACGGCCCGACAAGGAGGTCGTCGCCCTCTTCGGGGACGGCGCCTTCTCCCTCACCGGCTGGGACTTCGAAACCCTCGTCCGCTACGACCTCCCCTTCGTCGGCATCGTCGGCAACAACTCCTCCATGAACCAGATCCGCTACGGCCAGGCCGCCAAGTACGGCCTGGAGCGCGAGCGCGTCGGCAACACCCTCGGCGACGTCCACTACGACAAGTTCGCGCAGATGCTGGGCGGTTACGGCGAGGAGGTCCGCGACCCCGCCGACATCGGCCCCGCCCTCCGGCGCGCCCGGGAGTCGGGCAAGCCCTCGCTCATCAACGTCTGGGTCGACCCGGACGCGTACGCCCCCGGAACCATGAACCAGACGATGTACAAGTGA